The uncultured Dysgonomonas sp. genome contains the following window.
TCTGTTTTTTCTCGGCATTGTATATAATGGAGAAGACCGTGTATTCACCTTCTTTATCTTCCATGTATATTTTCTTTGTTTTAGTATCGAGCAGTTTAATGAAGGAGCCCTTTATTACCTTCAGTTTTTGTTTTGAATTCAATTTATCATTGGCTTTCAGCGCTTTATTATTTGGCACGAGTGCTACATTCTTTACGTCATACACTGTATACTGAGTCCCTTGTGCAAGGATGAAAAGACAAGTCACAAGAAATGGAACTAAAAGTATAAATCGCTTCATAATAATTACAATTTATGTTATTTTTTATTTTTTTCATTTAAACGCCCCTCTATGGCATTTACTGCTCCGAAATAGATATCGAAAACCAAAGTTGTAAGCCCCAGCATTATAAGCAGGAAAGCAAAACTCCAGTACAAGTTAGAATTGACGAACAGATAATAACCTCCAACGAAGAAAGCGGCTAATAAGAGAAACTGGATAACACGTATTATTAGTTCACTCAGGTTACTCCATTGCTTTTTGACGATTTGAGAAATAAAAACAAAAATGAAACAAACGACGACTGCAATATATACATTAACCTTTTCGTCAACAATATCGATATGCTTATTCCTAAGGATAGTGGATAAAATATGAGCATGAATAATACATCCGCTCATACTAATATTTACGGGCGTGTTATGCTGATCACCCGGGCTGTCTACATCTCCTATTATAACAACTTTACCCGACAAGAGATCTTTATTCTCGAGGACGTCGCTACCTTTGATTCTCCTGAACTCATCAGCTCCAAAATTAATAAGGTTTGTCTCTTTCTCTTTTTTCCTGAATTCATTGTATAAGTCATTATTATACAGATTTGCTATTACAGTGGAAAATGTACTGATAGTATCTTCGTTATAAACAATGGATGTGGAAAAGTCACGTACAATAGAATGATATTCGGCACTGCTGTTTATATTTATGCTGGCCTCTGTCAGGTGTGATAAATAATGTGAGAAGAAATTATTAACCTTTTGTTCATACCGTTTATTTACTTTATCATATTCTTTCAGTTGGCAGGCTAACACTATATTGGAACAATCGGATATGGCTTCAATCAGTTTTGTGTCATTTTCCATTTCAATAGCTTCTTTAAATATAATATCCAAGCCTATGACTTTCGGGTTGCAACTGTTTACCATAGCAATAACTTCTGCAATTTCGCCTCTGTCGACACAGTCATCGGTGCTTACTATAACTATTTCCTCATTTAAGTTTATAATCTTGCTTTTGCCTCTTATTGCACTGAAAACATCCGACAGTTGGAAATCATTGGACTTCTGAATAGGAGCGAAATAATCGAGAGACAAGGGAATATAGAAAATAAAATTGGCCAATAAATAAATTAATGCTGTAGCTACAATAGCATGTATAGTGGTATGTATAAATCGTAATTTATAAAAGGAATAAATGGTTTTTAGCAGTTTTTTTATCATATGGAGCAAATAGGGATAACAGAATATGTGTTTCTCTGAAATGTAAATATAGTAATTTATTTATTTTTTACATATTTTTGTTATTAGTGAATAATCTAACACCTGAAAATTATGATTTGTAACAATGTAGTACTAAGAGGTTGCATTTATCTTTTGTTTACTCTTTTCTCATTTACAGCCATTGCTCAGAATACTA
Protein-coding sequences here:
- a CDS encoding CHASE2 domain-containing protein, with translation MIKKLLKTIYSFYKLRFIHTTIHAIVATALIYLLANFIFYIPLSLDYFAPIQKSNDFQLSDVFSAIRGKSKIINLNEEIVIVSTDDCVDRGEIAEVIAMVNSCNPKVIGLDIIFKEAIEMENDTKLIEAISDCSNIVLACQLKEYDKVNKRYEQKVNNFFSHYLSHLTEASININSSAEYHSIVRDFSTSIVYNEDTISTFSTVIANLYNNDLYNEFRKKEKETNLINFGADEFRRIKGSDVLENKDLLSGKVVIIGDVDSPGDQHNTPVNISMSGCIIHAHILSTILRNKHIDIVDEKVNVYIAVVVCFIFVFISQIVKKQWSNLSELIIRVIQFLLLAAFFVGGYYLFVNSNLYWSFAFLLIMLGLTTLVFDIYFGAVNAIEGRLNEKNKK